One segment of Alnus glutinosa chromosome 2, dhAlnGlut1.1, whole genome shotgun sequence DNA contains the following:
- the LOC133859175 gene encoding glucan endo-1,3-beta-D-glucosidase 1-like: SSISSTVHGLRSIYIFSFLQPLRPFLFPRIQSTVLPDPSLFFSPALLSTPLPTNSFFQNFTLKNGDQPEYIHPYLIKSSLSSLSLSYPSRFFNSAFIYQVFNLDLTIYASENSHPDAQKTHIISSSSDLSVTLDFPSSNLMFFLVRGSPFLTCSVTGGTAISISTIHAILSFSSNTALTKYTVKLNNDQTWLIYTSSPISLSQSLSLITSNSFSGIIRIAALPDSDPRHEAILDRFSSCYPVSGDAVFTKPFFLEYKWEKKGWGDLLMLAHPLHLRLLDGDDSKVTVLEDFKYKSIDGELVGVVGDSWGLKPAPVPVNWHSIRGIKEESYAEIISALSADVEALNSTKITTNSSYFYGKLIARAARLALIAEEVDFFEVIPKIRKFLKDTIEPWLDGTFSGNGFMYDAKWGGIVTKQGALDSGADFGFGVYNNHHYHLGYFLYAISVLAKIDPVWGRKYRPQAYSLMADFMNLGRRSNSNYTRLRCFDLYKLHSWAGGLTEFADGRNQESTSEAVNAYYSAALMGLAYGDTHLVAIGSMLAALEIQAAQTWWHVREKDTMYEEVFTRENKVVGVLWANKRDSGLWFAPPEWRECRLGIQVLPILPITEVLFCNIVFVRDLVKWTFPALQRGGVGEGWKGFVYALEGVYDKEGALEKTRNLNGFDDGNSLTNLLWWIHSRADEEVEASKLSESDFNSQTFIF, encoded by the coding sequence AGTAGTATTAGTTCAACAGTTCATGGCCTTCGATCTATTTATATATTCAGCTTCCTCCAACCTCTCAGACCATTCCTCTTCCCCCGAATCCAGTCCACAGTCCTCCCTGATCCCTCCCTTTTCTTCTCCCCTGCACTCCTCTCCACCCCACTCCCCACAAACTCTTTCTTCCAAAACTTCACCCTAAAAAATGGTGACCAGCCTGAGTACATCCACCCCTACCTCATTAAATCCTCCCTCtcctctctttccctctcctaCCCATCTCGCTTCTTCAACTCAGCTTTCATCTACCAGGTTTTCAACCTTGACCTCACCATCTACGCCTCAGAAAACTCCCACCCAGATGCTCAAAAAACGCACATTATCTCCTCCTCCAGTGATCTCAGTGTCACTCTGGACTTTCCCTCTTCCAACTTGATGTTCTTCCTCGTTCGGGGAAGCCCGTTTCTGACTTGTTCCGTCACCGGCGGCACCGCCATTTCGATATCAACCATCCACGCCATTCTCTCATTTTCATCAAACACTGCTCTCACCAAGTACACCGTCAAGCTCAACAACGACCAGACATGGCTCATATACACGTCCTCGCCGATCAGTCTCTCACAAAGCCTCTCTTTGATCACTTCGAATAGTTTTTCGGGCATAATTCGAATTGCAGCATTGCCGGACTCCGATCCAAGACATGAGGCAATCCTCGACCGGTTCAGTTCCTGTTACCCGGTTTCCGGTGATGCTGTATTCACTAAGCCATTTTTCTTGGAATACAAATGGGAGAAGAAAGGGTGGGGGGATTTGCTCATGTTAGCTCACCCTCTTCATCTTCGGCTACTAGACGGTGATGATTCTAAAGTTACCGTCTTGGAGGATTTTAAGTATAAGAGTATTGACGGTGAGCTTGTTGGTGTTGTCGGAGATTCGTGGGGATTGAAACCAGCCCCAGTGCCTGTAAATTGGCATTCAATCAGAGGTATAAAAGAAGAATCATATGCTGAGATTATCTCTGCGCTTTCTGCGGATGTTGAGGCTTTGAATTCAACGAAGATAACAACCAATTCGTCTTATTTTTATGGGAAATTGATTGCAAGAGCGGCAAGGTTGGCATTGATAGCAGAGGAGGTGGATTTTTTTGAGGTGATTCCTAAGATAAGGAAGTTCCTGAAGGACACAATTGAGCCATGGTTGGATGGAACCTTTAGTGGGAATGGATTTATGTATGATGCTAAGTGGGGTGGAATTGTCACTAAGCAAGGGGCATTGGATTCTGGGGCtgattttggttttggtgtttATAATAATCACCATTATCATTTGGGTTACTTTCTTTATGCAATTTCAGTGCTTGCCAAGATTGACCCGGTGTGGGGGAGAAAGTATAGGCCTCAAGCTTATTCACTTATGGCCGATTTTATGAACTTGGGTAGGAgatcaaattcaaattataCGCGTCTGAGGTGCTTTGACTTGTATAAATTACATTCTTGGGCTGGAGGGCTAACAGAATTTGCTGATGGGCGTAATCAAGAGAGCACAAGCGAGGCGGTGAATGCTTATTATTCAGCAGCTTTGATGGGGTTGGCCTATGGAGACACACATCTTGTTGCCATTGGATCAATGCTAGCAGCATTGGAAATTCAGGCTGCTCAAACATGGTGGCATGTGAGGGAGAAAGATACTATGTATGAGGAAGTTTTCACTAGAGAGAACAAGGTGGTGGGTGTATTGTGGGCTAACAAGAGGGATAGTGGACTATGGTTTGCTCCACCTGAATGGAGAGAGTGTAGGCTTGGAATTCAGGTGCTTCCCATATTGCCAATCACTGAGGTCTTGTTCTGTAATATTGTTTTCGTGAGGGACCTTGTGAAGTGGACCTTTCCTGCTTTGCAAAGAGGGGGAGTTGGAGAAGGATGGAAGGGATTTGTCTATGCCTTGGAAGGGGTTTATGACAAAGAAGGTGCTTTGGAGAAGACCAGGAACTTGAATGGTTTTGATGATGGGAACTCTCTCACTAATCTCTTATGGTGGATTCACAGCAGAGCTGATGAAGAGGTAGAG
- the LOC133859174 gene encoding glucan endo-1,3-beta-D-glucosidase ARB_01444-like encodes MSKPPPPQIQLLRPFLFPRIQSTVLPDPSLFFSPALLSTPLPTNSFFQNFTLKNGDQPEYIHPYIIKSSLSSLSLSYPSRFFNSAFIYQVFNPDLTIYASENSNLDAQKTHIISSSSDLSVTLDFPSSNLRFFLVRGSPFLTCSVSDDTAISISTIHAILSFSSNTALTKYTVKLNNDQTWLIYTSSPISLSQSLSLITSTGFSGIIRIAALPDSDPRHEAILDRFSSCYPVSGDAVFTKPFCLEYKWEKKGWGDLLMLAHPLHLRLLDGDDSKVTVLEDFKYKSIDGELVGVVGDTWGLKPAPVPVNWHSIRGIKEESYAEIISALFADVEALNSTAITTNSSYFYGKLIARAARLALIAEEVDFFEVIPKIRKFLKETIEPWLDGTFSGNGFMYDAKWGGIVTKQGALDSGADFGFGVYNDHHYHLGYFLYAISVLAKIDPVWGRKYRPQAYSLMADFMNLGRRSNSNYTRLRCFDLYKLHSWAGGLTEFADGRNQESTSEAVNGYYSAALMGLAYGDTHLVAIGSMLAALEIQAAQTWWHVREKDNMYEEVFTRENKVVGVLWANKRDSGLWFAPPEWRECRLGIQVLPILPITEVLFSDVVFVRDLVKWILPALQREGVGEGWKGFVYALEGIYDKEGALGKTRNLSGFDDGNSLTNLLWWIHSRGDEEVEVCEGGGKHGWFVHYCH; translated from the coding sequence atgtcaaaaccaccaccaccacaaatCCAACTTCTCAGACCATTCCTCTTCCCCCGAATCCAGTCCACAGTCCTCCCTGATCCCTCCCTTTTCTTCTCCCCTGCACTCCTCTCCACCCCACTCCCCACAAACTCTTTCTTCCAAAACTTCACCCTAAAAAATGGTGACCAGCCTGAGTACATCCACCCCTACATCATTAAATCCTCCCTCTCATCTCTTTCCCTCTCCTACCCATCTCGCTTCTTCAACTCAGCTTTCATCTACCAGGTTTTCAACCCTGACCTCACCATCTATGCCTCAGAAAACTCCAACCTAGATGCTCAAAAAACGCACATTATCTCCTCCTCTAGTGATCTCAGTGTCACCCTGGACTTTCCCTCTTCCAACCTGAGGTTCTTCCTCGTCCGGGGAAGCCCGTTTCTGACTTGCTCCGTCTCCGACGACACTGCCATTTCGATATCAACCATCCACGCCATTCTCTCATTTTCATCAAACACTGCTCTCACCAAGTACACCGTCAAGCTCAACAATGACCAGACATGGCTCATATACACGTCCTCGCCGATCAGTCTCTCACAAAGCCTCTCTTTGATCACTTCGACTGGGTTTTCGGGCATAATTCGGATTGCAGCGTTGCCGGACTCCGATCCAAGACATGAGGCGATCCTCGACCGGTTTAGTTCTTGTTATCCGGTTTCCGGTGATGCTGTATTCACTAAGCCATTTTGCTTGGAATACAAATGGGAGAAGAAAGGGTGGGGGGATTTGCTCATGTTAGCTCACCCTCTTCATCTTCGGCTACTAGACGGTGATGATTCTAAAGTTACCGTCTTGGAGGATTTTAAGTATAAGAGTATTGATGGTGAGCTTGTTGGTGTTGTTGGAGATACGTGGGGATTGAAACCAGCCCCAGTGCCTGTAAATTGGCATTCAATTAGAGGTATAAAAGAAGAATCATATGCTGAGATTATCTCTGCACTTTTTGCGGATGTTGAGGCTTTGAATTCGACGGCAATAACAACCAATTCGTCTTATTTTTATGGGAAATTGATTGCAAGAGCGGCAAGGTTGGCATTGATAGCAGAGGAGGTGGATTTTTTTGAGGTGATTCCTAAAATAAGGAAGTTCCTGAAGGAAACAATTGAGCCATGGTTGGATGGAACCTTTAGTGGGAATGGTTTTATGTATGATGCTAAGTGGGGTGGAATTGTCACTAAGCAAGGGGCATTGGATTCTGGGGCtgattttggttttggtgtttATAATGATCACCATTATCATTTGGGTTACTTTCTTTATGCGATTTCAGTGCTTGCCAAGATTGACCCGGTGTGGGGGAGAAAGTATAGGCCTCAAGCTTATTCACTTATGGCGGATTTTATGAACTTGGGCAGGAgatcaaattcaaattataCGCGTCTGAGGTGCTTTGACTTGTATAAATTGCATTCTTGGGCTGGAGGGCTAACAGAATTTGCTGATGGGCGGAATCAAGAGAGCACAAGCGAGGCAGTGAATGGTTATTATTCAGCAGCTTTGATGGGGTTGGCCTATGGAGACACACATCTTGTTGCCATTGGATCAATGCTTGCAGCATTGGAAATTCAGGCTGCTCAAACATGGTGGCATGTGAGGGAGAAAGATAATATGTATGAGGAAGTTTTCACTAGAGAGAACAAGGTGGTGGGTGTATTGTGGGCTAACAAGAGGGACAGTGGACTATGGTTTGCTCCACCTGAATGGAGAGAGTGTAGGCTTGGAATTCAGGTGCTTCCCATATTGCCAATCACTGAGGTCTTGTTCTCTGATGTTGTTTTCGTGAGGGACCTTGTGAAGTGGATCTTACCTGCTTTGCAAAGAGAGGGAGTTGGAGAAGGATGGAAGGGATTTGTCTATGCCTTGGAAGGGATTTATGACAAAGAAGGTGCTTTGGGGAAGACCAGGAACTTGAGTGGTTTTGATGATGGGAACTCTCTCACTAATCTCTTATGGTGGATTCACAGCAGAGGTGATGAAGAGGTAGAGGTATGCGAGGGAGGAGGAAAGCACGGTTGGTTTGTTCATTATTGTCACTGA